One part of the Salinimonas iocasae genome encodes these proteins:
- the tsaD gene encoding tRNA (adenosine(37)-N6)-threonylcarbamoyltransferase complex transferase subunit TsaD — translation MRILGIETSCDETGIAVYDDEQGLLSHELYSQVKLHADYGGVVPELASRDHVRKTLPLIEKAMQDANTAPDELDGIAFTQGPGLVGALLVGSSVGRALAYAWDVPAVGVHHMEGHLLAPMLEDNAPAFPFVALLVSGGHSMLVNVAGIGRYEVLGESIDDAAGEAFDKTAKLLGLDYPGGPLLAKLAEQGEPGHYQFPRPMTDRPGLDFSFSGLKTFAANTIRDAADDKQTHANIAYAFEEAVVDTLMIKCRRALKQTGLKRLVIAGGVSANKRLRCEMETMMRKLNGEVFYPNLAFCTDNGAMIAYAGMQRLKAGQTVSLGATANPRWPLDSLEPV, via the coding sequence ATGCGCATTCTGGGAATTGAAACATCCTGTGATGAGACCGGTATTGCTGTCTACGATGACGAGCAGGGCCTATTATCTCATGAATTGTACAGTCAGGTAAAATTACATGCTGATTACGGGGGCGTGGTCCCTGAGCTGGCTTCCCGGGATCATGTGCGTAAAACCCTTCCGCTGATTGAAAAGGCCATGCAGGATGCTAACACCGCCCCTGACGAGTTGGACGGCATTGCATTTACACAAGGGCCGGGCCTGGTGGGCGCATTGCTGGTAGGCTCTTCTGTGGGCAGGGCACTGGCCTATGCCTGGGACGTACCTGCAGTGGGTGTACATCATATGGAAGGGCATTTGTTAGCCCCTATGCTGGAAGACAATGCGCCGGCATTTCCGTTTGTCGCATTACTGGTCTCCGGCGGGCATTCTATGCTGGTAAACGTAGCCGGTATCGGGCGCTATGAAGTGCTGGGCGAGTCCATTGATGATGCCGCAGGCGAAGCGTTTGATAAGACCGCCAAATTACTGGGTCTGGATTACCCGGGTGGCCCGCTGCTGGCTAAGCTGGCCGAACAGGGCGAGCCTGGGCATTATCAGTTCCCGCGCCCGATGACAGACAGACCAGGGCTGGATTTCAGTTTCAGCGGTCTGAAAACGTTTGCCGCAAACACCATTCGAGATGCTGCCGATGATAAACAAACCCACGCCAATATTGCCTATGCATTTGAAGAAGCTGTGGTAGATACACTGATGATCAAATGTCGACGAGCGCTAAAGCAAACCGGGCTGAAACGTCTGGTAATCGCTGGTGGGGTAAGTGCTAATAAGCGGTTACGTTGTGAAATGGAAACAATGATGCGCAAGTTGAACGGGGAGGTCTTTTACCCCAATCTGGCTTTTTGCACTGACAATGGCGCCATGATCGCCTATGCCGGCATGCAGCGTTTAAAAGCAGGTCAAACCGTTTCGCTGGGCGCGACAGCCAACCCACGCTGGCCGCTTGACTCGCTTGAGCCAGTGTAA
- the rpsU gene encoding 30S ribosomal protein S21 → MPIVKVRENEPFDVALRRFKRSCEKAGVLSEVRRREFFEKPTWERKRKKAAAKKRHLKKLARENARRVKLY, encoded by the coding sequence ATGCCTATCGTTAAAGTTAGAGAAAACGAGCCGTTTGACGTTGCGCTTCGTCGTTTCAAGCGTTCTTGTGAAAAAGCAGGCGTTCTGTCAGAAGTTCGTCGTCGTGAATTTTTCGAAAAGCCGACCTGGGAACGTAAACGCAAGAAAGCTGCAGCGAAGAAACGTCATCTGAAAAAGCTGGCTCGCGAAAACGCACGTCGCGTAAAACTCTACTAA
- a CDS encoding GatB/YqeY domain-containing protein codes for MALIDELKEAQKDAMRAKDKVRLGTIRMAIAAIRQREIDDQITLTDADILAVLTKMVKQRQDAAQQYDDAGREELAAKERAEITVIETFLPQPLSDAELDALIDEAMADTGATGMQDMGKVMGQLKPKVQGRTDMGALSARIKSRLNG; via the coding sequence ATGGCATTAATTGACGAATTAAAAGAAGCACAAAAAGATGCAATGCGGGCGAAAGACAAAGTTCGCCTGGGCACAATTCGTATGGCGATTGCAGCCATCCGTCAGCGTGAAATTGATGATCAGATAACACTAACTGATGCAGATATACTGGCAGTGTTGACTAAGATGGTTAAACAGCGTCAGGATGCAGCGCAGCAGTATGACGATGCTGGTCGTGAAGAGTTGGCGGCAAAAGAACGTGCCGAAATAACCGTTATCGAAACCTTCCTGCCCCAGCCGCTCAGTGATGCTGAACTGGATGCGTTAATCGATGAAGCCATGGCTGATACCGGCGCAACTGGTATGCAGGATATGGGTAAGGTTATGGGACAACTTAAACCTAAAGTTCAGGGCCGCACTGATATGGGCGCGTTGAGCGCAAGAATCAAATCTCGCCTGAACGGCTAA
- the dnaG gene encoding DNA primase codes for MAGKIPRDFIDDLLSRTDVVDIVDSRVKLKKAGKNYQACCPFHNEKTPSFTVSQDKQFYHCFGCGAHGNAISFMMEFDRLEFVEAIEELAKFHGLDVPREQGGPPAMSQAKKQQLEDDHTLMEQVARYFQHQLRSHPNSQKAISYLKGRGLSGDVVKQWEVGYAPSEWDGVLSTFGTTNDRIRQLIDLKLVNQNDSGKQYDFFRDRIMFPIRDRRGRVVGFGGRVLENDSGPKYLNSPETRIFHKGQELYGYYQVRQNNRHLDKIMVVEGYMDVVALSQFDINIATAALGTATTPDHLNLLMRSTNHIVCCYDGDNAGRQAAWRALENALPALKDGVKLTFMFLPDGEDPDTMVRKVGADSLLSMLNDDALPLSRFFFETLLKEHEVGTPEGKLALKAAAQPLIDTVLGDNQRAMLAEELAKHTGEYDRFRLQQDIAQANQKSSRPGGTSTRHTVQKTRLSPVRTLVRLLLDSPSLAGRCEEVMPALLANSGIAGITLLSDIHQYCLNNRQATTAQLIENFRDHPHSSAIAKLLQQEHLVNEADEERVFTDSFARLLDWHFDSRIETLLSRSRVQPLSRAEKEELTMLMKERQSKH; via the coding sequence ATGGCCGGAAAAATACCCCGGGATTTCATTGATGATCTCCTGTCCAGAACCGACGTTGTCGATATTGTAGATAGTCGGGTAAAGTTAAAAAAAGCTGGCAAGAATTATCAGGCTTGCTGCCCCTTTCATAACGAAAAAACGCCTTCCTTTACTGTCAGTCAGGACAAACAGTTTTATCACTGCTTCGGATGCGGTGCACACGGCAACGCTATCTCTTTTATGATGGAGTTCGATCGCCTTGAGTTTGTTGAGGCAATTGAAGAACTCGCTAAATTCCATGGGTTGGATGTGCCCCGTGAGCAAGGCGGGCCGCCAGCGATGTCTCAGGCTAAAAAGCAGCAGCTGGAAGATGATCATACCCTGATGGAACAGGTCGCCCGTTACTTTCAGCATCAGTTACGCAGCCACCCTAACAGTCAAAAAGCCATCAGCTATTTGAAAGGCCGTGGCTTATCCGGTGATGTTGTCAAACAGTGGGAAGTTGGTTATGCCCCCAGTGAGTGGGACGGCGTACTAAGCACGTTTGGCACTACTAATGACCGTATACGACAATTGATCGACCTTAAACTGGTCAATCAGAACGACAGTGGCAAACAATACGATTTTTTCCGTGACCGGATAATGTTTCCGATTCGGGACAGGCGTGGACGAGTTGTGGGTTTTGGCGGCCGCGTGCTGGAAAACGACAGCGGGCCGAAGTACCTGAACTCGCCGGAAACGCGCATCTTTCATAAAGGTCAGGAACTCTACGGATACTATCAGGTCCGCCAGAATAATCGGCATCTGGATAAGATCATGGTCGTTGAAGGCTATATGGATGTCGTTGCGCTCAGTCAGTTCGACATTAATATTGCTACAGCGGCGCTGGGCACTGCAACTACACCGGACCACCTGAATTTACTGATGCGCTCCACCAATCATATTGTGTGTTGCTACGATGGAGATAACGCCGGACGACAGGCCGCCTGGCGGGCGCTGGAAAATGCCCTTCCCGCGCTAAAAGATGGTGTAAAACTGACATTCATGTTTCTGCCTGACGGCGAAGACCCTGATACGATGGTACGCAAAGTCGGCGCTGACAGCCTGCTTTCAATGCTAAATGATGATGCCCTGCCGTTGTCGCGCTTTTTCTTTGAAACTCTGCTCAAAGAGCACGAAGTCGGCACGCCGGAAGGCAAACTGGCTTTAAAAGCAGCCGCTCAACCGCTGATAGATACGGTACTGGGCGACAATCAACGGGCGATGCTTGCCGAGGAACTGGCAAAACATACTGGCGAGTATGACCGGTTCAGATTGCAGCAGGACATCGCACAGGCCAACCAAAAGTCTTCCCGTCCGGGTGGCACTAGTACCCGCCATACTGTGCAAAAGACGCGGTTATCACCAGTACGCACATTGGTTAGGCTACTGCTTGATTCCCCCTCGCTGGCTGGTCGCTGCGAAGAGGTAATGCCAGCATTACTCGCCAATAGTGGTATTGCTGGCATCACTCTGCTGAGCGACATTCACCAGTATTGTTTGAATAACAGACAGGCAACAACCGCGCAGCTTATTGAAAACTTCCGGGATCATCCCCATTCATCAGCTATCGCAAAGTTACTGCAGCAGGAACATCTGGTAAATGAGGCGGATGAAGAGCGGGTATTCACCGATAGCTTTGCCCGCCTTCTTGACTGGCATTTTGATAGTCGCATCGAAACGTTACTTTCTCGCTCCCGCGTACAACCGCTTAGTCGGGCCGAGAAAGAAGAACTGACGATGCTGATGAAAGAGCGCCAGTCAAAACACTAA